The sequence AACGACAAGGACCTGTTCCGTACGCACTTCCTCAACGTGAGTACGCGCCACATCGAGATTATATTGCCTGCAGAGTAGAATCCAATCGACATTGTACGAAAAAAGCCGTTCCCGAAGGAGCGGCTTGAATTTTTTTGTTTTGGCCTGGATTACAGGAAGAACCAGTGCAGCTGAACCTGAGTCTTGAGACCCACGTCGATTCTGGAGTCAATCAGGTTATGGTCGCCATTGACGGGTTCACTGATGTAGTCGAAACCGAGGCCGAGTCTGCCGGTCAGGTAGAAGTGCGAGACCAGGTTCGCGCGGATGCCGGCGAAAGCGTTCAGGGTTACCTGGTTGCTGTCTTCGCCCCAGTGGCTGAAGAGGAATTCACCGCCGACGGAAATCGGCAGGAGAATTTGCGCAATGAAGTAGTCAAAGCCAACACCGATTTGAATCTGGGTGTAGTCATCGTTGCGGTCAACTTCGCCTGCGGGGTTCTTGGTTTCGCGGGTGGTCTCACCGTGATGGTACAGGCCGAAGATGGCGGAAAGTTCCATATCGGGGAAGAGCTTGAACGTCACGAAGAATTTCTGGACACCGTTGTCGTCAATGGCGTCCAGGAGGCTGACACCGAAACCGAGCATTTCGCCACCGTCTTTTACAGCACTTGTTGAGGTGCTTGCTGAGGGAGCGACAACCTGGGAAGAGGGGGCGCTAGAAGCTGCCGGAGTGTCGTCGTCTTCGTATTCGTCGTCGTCATCCTGGGCGTAGCTGTAGCTGCAGAGGGCCAGCGAGGCTAGCAATGTCAAAAAGAATTTTTTCATTTTGTTAACTCCTTGATAATCAGATGATGAAAAAATAACCTATCTCTCGCTATCCGTCTATCGATTTTTCGTAAAAAAAAACTATCGTCTTTTTGCCTAATCTTGCCATTCCATGCTGATTTTGGCGATTAGGAAGCGCCTTGAGGCTTCGTCGAGTTTCGCGGGGTCGATTTCCATGCCCAGGAGGCCGGCGTATATCACGAACGGGCTCGCGGTGCAGCCTTGTTCGTTGCATTTCACCTTCACGAAAAGGGTGCCGCCTGCGATTTCTATGCCGAGCACTTGTTCGTTCAGGTTGATCTCCTGCCCGCGGTGGTTCTTCACTATGGGGAGCGTCTTGGCGTTGAATCGTTCCATCAGGTCTTCCGGGATGCTTTCGGGCGTGTGGCGGTACACCATCGCCTTCGGGAAGTGCTTGCTGAGCTTTTGCTTGAGAGGCTCGATGTTCACGATTTCCATGCCCCGCGGGAACGGCGTGCTCAGCTGCGCCATGAGCGTCGGGAGATTCTCGGGCGAGATGTCGAGCTTCTGCAGCAATTCCACGCTGATGACTTCGCAGTAGGTTTCGAGCCCGAGGGGGAGCGCGCCCATGTTCGAGATGCGCGGCTTGGGGCTGAAGCCTTCGCTGAACTTGACGGGAATTCCCGCGCACAGGAACGTACGCTCGAAGAAACTGAGCATGTTCTGGTGGGGCAAGAAGCGGCTGAGTCCCGTTTTCTTGAAGGTAATCTTGTAGCTGAAACTTTCCGTCTTCTTGGGGCGGCGTTCCTCGACGAGCTTCTTGATTTCTTCGGGTGTGCGGCTCGGGGCCTTGTGGCGCACGGGGGCGTCGGCGAGCTTGATTTCGTCGCCGAATCCGGGGATGCCGCACTTTTGGCAGTCGCCCCACTTGCAGTTGGGGACGGGCGCTGAATTCGGGTCGAACGCCTTTTCCCACTCGCGGCGCAGGTACTGCTTTGTGGTGCCCGCATGGATGAAATCCCACGGGAACACTTCGTCCTTTTCGCGTTCGCGGTACACCCAGCTGGTGTCGTAGCCGCATTTTTTCCATACCGCGAGCCACTTGTTGAAGTCAAAGCGGTAGGCGTCGCTTTCGAAGAGGATGCCCTGCTTGTACGCTTCGTAGATGACGGGGCCGAGGCTCCTGTCGCCGCGGCTGTAGACGGCTTCGAGGAAGCTCGTTTCCCAGCTGGCCCAGTTGATTTTTACGTTCGGGTGCTTGAAGAACTTCTCGCGCACGTAGCGGATGTGCTTGAGCGCGGTTTCCTTGTCCATGAACGGCGCCCACTGGAGGGCCGTAAACGACTTCGGAATCAAAATGCCGATGCTGACCGCAATCTGGATTCCGCGGTTGTACTTGCGCCCGATCTTCACGAGGTTGAATATGAGGTCGCAGAACGCCTGCATGTCGGCCTCGTTCTCGGTCGGGAATCCAATCATTGTGTACAACTTAATTTTGTTGAACCCGCTGCTGAAAGCGTGCTCGGCGGCGTCGTACATGTCTTGGTCGCTGATGGTCTTGTTGATCATCTTGCGAATGCGCTCGGAACCCGTCTCGGGGGCGAACGTGGCGCTGCGGCCGCCCTTGAGGGCGGCAATTTTGCCGGCGAGCGTCTGCCCGAAACTGTTCACGCGGATGCTGGGCAAGCTCACGTCGACGGTATCGAAGAACGGGTCATCGATGATGGAGTCGGTGAGGGCTTCCACCGGCTTGTAGTCGGCGGTAGAAAGCGAGAGGAGCCCGAGTTCGCGTTCGCCGGTGGCGCGGATGCCCGCCTTCGCGATGTCCAGCACGTCGTCCGGGTTGAGTTCGCGGCACGGACGGTACCAGATGCCGGCCTGGCAGAAGCGGCAACCTTGTGCGCAGCCGCGCATGACTTCCACGCTGAAGCGGTTGTGCACGAGCTGCATGTTCGCGATGAGGTTCTTGACCGGATAGTCCTTCGGGTCCATCACCGGGATGAACAGGCGGCGGACCCCGTTCGTGGTGGCGTAGGCGCCGGCGGCAGGTTTCGCCGGCACAATCGCGCCGAATTTGTTTGTCACGACCGGGCGGAGGCTCGGTACGTACACGCCATCAATTTTGGAGAGGTTCTCGAGTATTTCGGCGCGCTTGAGGCCCGCCTTGCGGCCTTCGCCTACGCACCGCAGGAATTCAATCATCACCTTCTCGCCGTCGCCAATCATGAAGGCGTCGAAGAAGTCTACGACAGGTTCGGGGTTTGCCATCGACGGCCCGCCCGCGACGACTATCGGGTCGTTTTCCTGACGGTCCTTTTGCCACACGGGAATGCGGGCCAGTTCAAGCACGTAGGGCACGTTGGTAAAGTTGAGCTCCGTCTGGAGCGTCATGCCCACCACCTCGAATTCGCGTACCGGCGTGTAGGTCGCGTAGCTGTACAGCGGGATGTCGTACTTCGCCATTTCGCGGGCCATGTCGTCCCACGGCGCGAAGGAGACTTCGCACAAAAGGTCGCTTTCCCTGTTTATCACGTGGTACAGGATGCGGATGCCGTTGTTGCTCATGCCGATTTCGTAGGTGTCCGGGAATACGAACGCCATGCGGGCGAGCATCTGGCTGTGGTCCTTAACCACGGAGTTCGCTTCACCGCCCATGTAGCGGGCTGGGGATTCTACGGCGGGCAACGCCAAGGCGATTTTTTCGAGAATGGTCATAAAATCAAATTTAGGAAAACAAACCCCGGCCGTTACGCCGTGCGGTCTTGTCCACGTTCAGGGATTGGTCCTGGGGCCGTAAACCTTCCGTTTTTTGCGGTTTTGGGGGCTTTTTTTCAACTATTTTTGGCTCCTTTGGGTACAAATTGCGTTTCTTTTGATAAATTTAAGGTATGAGTTTTTTTTCTTATATCTTTTGCGTAATCTTCTTTGTCGCAGGGGTCGTTGGCGCCTATTTGATCCCGGATAATACGCTTGCCTTGCACCTGAAGTTCGTTCTCGTAGGTGCTTGGGGTTCCGTAATGGGGCTCATTTTTTATTCCCTTAGTTGCCGCAAGCTGCGCGAAGCCGAAGAAAACTACACCGAATTGCTCAATACGCAGAGCAGGTCCCCGAAGACGGAATACGTGCCCGTCGTGCCTTCCATTGGCGACGAGATGCAGCCTTTCGAGCGTCCCACCAAAAAGAGCCCCTTCGACAGCATTCTCCCTCCGGGCGCGGTTCCCGCTGCCGAGGCCCTGAAACAGGTCAAGAAAGTTCCTCAGGTGTTCCCCCTCGATGCGTGGAATACCTTCTGCAAGCAGATTCTCAAGAACAGGCCCTTCCCCGAGGTGGTGGAGGCCCTGGAAAAGTCCCTTCCGCAACTCTTCCCGAAGGCGGCCGGCATCCTCTACATGTATGGCGGCGTCCAGACCGAGCTCCACAAGATCCTTTCCTTCGGCGACTATGTTATCAGTGACGACACGATTATGCCGGCGGAATGCGCGAGCTTCAATATGGGCGATATCGTCGTGACGAACTATGCCACGGGCG comes from Fibrobacter sp. and encodes:
- a CDS encoding TIGR03960 family B12-binding radical SAM protein, with the translated sequence MTILEKIALALPAVESPARYMGGEANSVVKDHSQMLARMAFVFPDTYEIGMSNNGIRILYHVINRESDLLCEVSFAPWDDMAREMAKYDIPLYSYATYTPVREFEVVGMTLQTELNFTNVPYVLELARIPVWQKDRQENDPIVVAGGPSMANPEPVVDFFDAFMIGDGEKVMIEFLRCVGEGRKAGLKRAEILENLSKIDGVYVPSLRPVVTNKFGAIVPAKPAAGAYATTNGVRRLFIPVMDPKDYPVKNLIANMQLVHNRFSVEVMRGCAQGCRFCQAGIWYRPCRELNPDDVLDIAKAGIRATGERELGLLSLSTADYKPVEALTDSIIDDPFFDTVDVSLPSIRVNSFGQTLAGKIAALKGGRSATFAPETGSERIRKMINKTISDQDMYDAAEHAFSSGFNKIKLYTMIGFPTENEADMQAFCDLIFNLVKIGRKYNRGIQIAVSIGILIPKSFTALQWAPFMDKETALKHIRYVREKFFKHPNVKINWASWETSFLEAVYSRGDRSLGPVIYEAYKQGILFESDAYRFDFNKWLAVWKKCGYDTSWVYREREKDEVFPWDFIHAGTTKQYLRREWEKAFDPNSAPVPNCKWGDCQKCGIPGFGDEIKLADAPVRHKAPSRTPEEIKKLVEERRPKKTESFSYKITFKKTGLSRFLPHQNMLSFFERTFLCAGIPVKFSEGFSPKPRISNMGALPLGLETYCEVISVELLQKLDISPENLPTLMAQLSTPFPRGMEIVNIEPLKQKLSKHFPKAMVYRHTPESIPEDLMERFNAKTLPIVKNHRGQEINLNEQVLGIEIAGGTLFVKVKCNEQGCTASPFVIYAGLLGMEIDPAKLDEASRRFLIAKISMEWQD